Genomic DNA from Paenibacillus borealis:
CGGCCCGATCCAGCTGATCCGCTCCGCCCTTCCGCATCTGCGCGCTCAGGGCAGCGGCCGCATTATTCAGCTGTCTTCTTACGGCGGACAGGTTGCTTTCCCGGGAAACTCGATGTACCATGCTACAAAGTTCGGCATTGAAGGTTTCTGTGAATCGGTGGCCCAGGAGGTCGCTGCTTTTAACATCGGTATTACACTGGTGGAGCCGGGAGGCGCCCGTACCGAATTCCGCTATGGCAGCGCACAGGTTGCTTCATTAATGCCGGAATATGAGGGGAATCCTGCGCACGGCTTTTTGAGCATGCTGGACGGTTCGAATGGGCTGGCTCCCGGCGATCCGGCACGAATGGCTGCCCGCATGATTGAGAGTGTCGACGTAGAACCTGCGCCGATGCGTATGGTGTTAGGCTCCCAGGCATTGGCAACCACCCTTTCGACCCTCAAGAAAC
This window encodes:
- a CDS encoding SDR family oxidoreductase, with protein sequence MQKRTWLITGVSSGFGYVMTQQLLEKGDKVIGTVRNKDKVAGLIENYPDTFICELLDVTDVPAIRKLVDDSFDKSGVIDVIVSNAGYGLFGAAEELSDAEVDHIIATNLTGPIQLIRSALPHLRAQGSGRIIQLSSYGGQVAFPGNSMYHATKFGIEGFCESVAQEVAAFNIGITLVEPGGARTEFRYGSAQVASLMPEYEGNPAHGFLSMLDGSNGLAPGDPARMAARMIESVDVEPAPMRMVLGSQALATTLSTLKKRVADFEKQTELAASTDFPAGE